In Spirochaeta thermophila DSM 6578, the DNA window CATAGGGGTGAACCTTGTCCAGGGCAAGGACTGGGGCGAGGGAGTGGACGGCTACTGGCTCACCGGTAGTCTCGGTGCGGTGGTGAGCGGCATCAGGATGCTCTCCACCCCCTCCTACGAGGAACGTCTTTACGAGCGCTATCTCCTCACCAGCACGTACGACATGCGGTCGGGGGCCGTTCCTGGTCCCTGAAAAGACGGGGCCGCCGGCCCACCCGGACGGCCCCTGTGCCGCGATTGAGGTACCGATCACGCATCCCTGTAGCAGAACCACCAGTCGTAGCCCTCGTACTTCTTGAGGCGATCCTTCGCCTCCTTCTGACTTGTGGGTGGAGGCACGATGACCTTGTCCCCGATGAGCTCATTGTTGGGCCAATTGGCGGGTACGGCGACCTTGAGCTTGTCTGAGAGCTGGAAGGCCCTGATGACCCGCACGACCTCATCGATATTCCTTCCCACCTCCGGGGGATAGTAGAGGACGAGGCGCACCGTACCCTCGGGATCGATGAGGAACACGGCCCTCACGGTATTGCTCCCGGCCCCGGGGTGGAGCATGCCGAGTCGCTGCGCCACCCTCCCCTGGCCGTCGGCGATGATGGGGAAGGGGATCTGGACGCCCAATTTCTCCTCTATCCACTCCACCCACTTGATGTGGCTGAAGACCTGATCGATGGAGAGGCCCACGAGCTCGGCGTTGAGCTCCTTGAACTGGTCGTAGCGCTTGGCGAACGCCACGAACTCGGTGGTGCACACCGGCGTGAAATCCGCCGGATGACTGAAGAGGACCACCCACTTCCCCTTGTAATCGGAGGGGAGACGCTTCGGCCCGTGGGTGGTCTGGACCTCCATCTCCGGAAACGCCTCACCGATCAAAGGGAATCGTCCTGTTTCCTGTTGATACATCGTTTCCTCCATCATATATAGTTTTGCTATTAAAATACGAGGAGAGCATACCTCATCCCTTGATTTGTGTCAAGTGTTATTTTGTGTTTGATACAACTACTGAATGCTTCCTTTCAGAGGGGGAACTCGATCGAGACCTTCCATCCTCCCCAGTCCGGCGAAGAGGAGAACTCGATGGTGCCCTTGAGCTGACTCCTGACGAGGGACTCCATGATGGTGAACCCGAACCTCCGAGGCGTTCCCTCCGGCACACCGGGGCCCGAGTCCTCGTACCTGAAGTATCCACGGCCGCTTTCTTCGAGGAGTTCCACCCGGATGTGTCCCTTTTCCGTCTTGCCGAAGGCATGTGTGAGGGAGTTGAGGAGACATTCGGTGAGGATGAGGGCGAGAGGGACGGCTTTTCCCGGGGGAAGTTGGAGAGGGGAGAGTTTGAGATGCCGCTGGATGAGATGGGGAGTGGTGTGTCCGATCTGGACGATGGTATCGACCACGTCTCTGAGGTAGTGGGAGAGATCCACACGCGCGAGGAGTTCCTCCTGATAGAGACGGTTGTAGAGGAGGGCGAGCGCACGGACCCTGGTCTCTATATCGGAGAGCAGTTTTCTATCTGCTTCACAGTGCGCGTCGGCCCCCTTGAGTGAGAGGAGGGAGACGATGAGCTGAAGGGTATTCTTTGTTCGATGATGCACTTCCTTGAGGAGGGTGTTCCGTTCCTGGAGTCGTTCCTGGAGTTCTGCCTCCGACTGTTTGAGTCGAGTGATGTCCACGGCGAGCCCGTACAAGGAAGGGGTGCCGTTCTGATCTTCGACGGGAAGGAGTTGCAGGAGATACCAGCGGAGGTCGTTCGAGCGGTAGAGGATGGAGGTCGGCCTACCCGCGGGATACTCCTGTCCGAGTTCCCGTATCAGCGATTCCCGGAACGAGGGATGAACCCCTTCCAGCCAGGTTTCGAAGGGCAGGGCGGAGGTCTCCTCCGGAGCGAGGATGTGGACTCGTCGCGTGAGGGGGTCTATCCTCAGAAAGCCTCCCCCGAGGGCTGCGGCGGCGAGAAATCGCTTCACCTCCAGTTCCCTCGTGAGGGCTCGCGCATAGTCCCTCAGTTGCAGGGAGAGCCTCCTCGCCCGCAGGAGCATCTCGATCCGTGCGTGGAGTTCGACAGGGAGGAGAGGGACTCTGATGAGCTCATCGACGGTCTTCCAGAGGTGTCTCGTGAGCACGTCGGCCGAGGGATGTGTGGTGACGAAGAGCACCGGGAAGAAGAGCGGGGCCTGATCTTCCTTCCAGTCGAAGATTTGCTTCTGAAGGGATTCCAGCATGGGGCCGTCCACGATGAGCAGGTCGGTGGGGTCGCGCACCTCCGGGTACTCCCGTACCGTGTAGTTCCTCTCCCTGAGAAAGGAAGAGATCATCGCACGGTCGTTCCTGTTATGGAGGGCGAGGAGGATGTACTCTCCGGTCACCGCTCATCCTCCTTTAAGAAGAAGGGCCGTCCATTCGAGGAGCTGGGCCCGGGATATCGGTTTCGAGAATATCGCGTGCACTCCCTTCTCCCGACACAGGTGTTCGATCGATGGACTGGGTCTCGGAAGGAATACCATCACCTTCGTGCCCGCTCTCACGTAGGACTCGAGGGCGCTGCAGAGACCGGGAGCAGGCGAGATGGTATCGTAGATGAGGAGTGCCGGCAGGTCGTTCCCATCCCCGGGGAGGTTCGTTCGCCTTTCCACCCTGTAGCCTGCCGCTTCGAGTGTTCGTGCCAGGAGCTCTGTGTTCTTGCTGTGCCCTCCCACTACCATTATGTAGATGTCGTCGTGCATGAAGAAGCCTTAGCTCTGTTCTTCTTCCACTATGGTCGGGATACCCCGGAGGATCCCCTCTATCCCGGTGAGCGGTTCTCCTATGCGGATGCCGGAGGAGGTGATAGCGA includes these proteins:
- a CDS encoding peroxiredoxin is translated as MYQQETGRFPLIGEAFPEMEVQTTHGPKRLPSDYKGKWVVLFSHPADFTPVCTTEFVAFAKRYDQFKELNAELVGLSIDQVFSHIKWVEWIEEKLGVQIPFPIIADGQGRVAQRLGMLHPGAGSNTVRAVFLIDPEGTVRLVLYYPPEVGRNIDEVVRVIRAFQLSDKLKVAVPANWPNNELIGDKVIVPPPTSQKEAKDRLKKYEGYDWWFCYRDA
- a CDS encoding sensor histidine kinase, whose amino-acid sequence is MTGEYILLALHNRNDRAMISSFLRERNYTVREYPEVRDPTDLLIVDGPMLESLQKQIFDWKEDQAPLFFPVLFVTTHPSADVLTRHLWKTVDELIRVPLLPVELHARIEMLLRARRLSLQLRDYARALTRELEVKRFLAAAALGGGFLRIDPLTRRVHILAPEETSALPFETWLEGVHPSFRESLIRELGQEYPAGRPTSILYRSNDLRWYLLQLLPVEDQNGTPSLYGLAVDITRLKQSEAELQERLQERNTLLKEVHHRTKNTLQLIVSLLSLKGADAHCEADRKLLSDIETRVRALALLYNRLYQEELLARVDLSHYLRDVVDTIVQIGHTTPHLIQRHLKLSPLQLPPGKAVPLALILTECLLNSLTHAFGKTEKGHIRVELLEESGRGYFRYEDSGPGVPEGTPRRFGFTIMESLVRSQLKGTIEFSSSPDWGGWKVSIEFPL